Proteins found in one Agaribacterium sp. ZY112 genomic segment:
- a CDS encoding 3-oxoacyl-[acyl-carrier-protein] synthase III C-terminal domain-containing protein, producing the protein MNRLVNVRASAVYLPQQCVSSETLDRQQGLAIGSSLSKSGVAVRYYAGQETQSQMAKKAIDKALSDAGLELDDIDCLIAASGTMEQSIPCNAAKILAQYGANVSTCAFDINMTCLSALQALDLAASMIAAKQYKTILIVSSEVASVGLASDDVAVKALFGDGSAAFIVGACPTLDSLELEAPSLDLAKVESREVDTASTKSAQHSCRAKNKTPNIQIVNSHFRTYPAGVDLCEIRGGGSLYHPSKIEGDYRAYGVFSMQGKELYRQTASVIDQFLCELLSPVDLQLNHIDWVVPHQASGKGLKRLFKRLGIATDKVVNLLASRGNQISVSIPAALHELLRSYPVKPGHRILLIGSSAGLSLGAMVLVYEP; encoded by the coding sequence GTGAATCGACTTGTAAATGTACGTGCGAGTGCGGTGTATCTGCCTCAGCAATGTGTAAGTTCAGAAACTTTAGATCGTCAGCAAGGGCTTGCTATAGGCAGTTCACTGTCTAAATCGGGAGTTGCTGTTCGTTATTATGCCGGCCAAGAAACGCAGTCTCAGATGGCAAAAAAAGCGATAGATAAAGCGCTTAGCGATGCCGGTCTTGAGCTAGATGATATCGATTGCTTAATCGCTGCTTCTGGCACTATGGAGCAGTCCATCCCCTGTAATGCAGCAAAGATTCTTGCTCAATACGGCGCCAATGTCTCAACCTGCGCCTTTGATATTAATATGACTTGTTTGAGTGCTTTACAGGCCCTGGATTTAGCGGCGTCTATGATTGCTGCGAAACAGTATAAAACGATATTAATTGTTTCGAGTGAGGTCGCTTCTGTTGGTCTTGCCAGTGACGACGTCGCTGTTAAAGCGCTCTTTGGTGATGGTTCTGCGGCTTTTATTGTCGGCGCTTGCCCTACCTTAGACAGCCTCGAGTTAGAAGCTCCAAGCTTAGATCTTGCTAAAGTAGAGAGTCGCGAAGTTGATACTGCGTCTACAAAGAGTGCGCAGCATAGCTGTCGGGCAAAGAATAAAACGCCAAATATTCAGATAGTGAATTCACATTTTCGAACCTACCCTGCGGGGGTGGATTTGTGTGAAATTCGTGGGGGCGGAAGTTTATACCACCCCAGTAAAATTGAAGGCGATTATCGTGCTTATGGTGTCTTTAGCATGCAGGGCAAAGAGCTGTATCGCCAAACCGCGAGTGTGATTGACCAATTTCTATGTGAATTGTTAAGCCCTGTTGACTTACAGCTAAATCATATCGACTGGGTTGTGCCTCATCAGGCCAGTGGCAAGGGCCTTAAAAGGTTATTTAAGCGTTTAGGCATTGCTACAGACAAGGTGGTTAATTTATTGGCATCTAGAGGTAACCAAATCTCGGTGTCTATCCCAGCGGCCTTACATGAGTTATTAAGATCCTACCCTGTGAAACCTGGGCATCGTATTTTACTTATTGGCTCATCGGCAGGTTTGAGTCTAGGCGCCATGGTGCTTGTTTATGAGCCTTGA
- a CDS encoding MBL fold metallo-hydrolase, with product MSLELLKVGHCFHPEAIVTRGASLRSQKFPAIVALLKHPTKGYMLFDTGYAKRFMSATQPFPQRLYRWCTPMHLCESENLHAQLHQRGIAAEDIRYIFISHFHADHIAGLKDFPAATFICSEEALSSIQRLGRFRGLIKGYLPSLLPEDICQRLVLIEQCKPCLLHTRFSPFKYAYDLFADGALLAVALPGHAYGHFGLLHIDQGTFLVGDACWTNQALTSASRPHPIAHLLLSDTKQYYQTIDKLSQLYKKNTDVSIVPAHCHDTYICHSATSYSNMGQGNLDQGNLDQGNSGLVTDDDV from the coding sequence ATGAGCCTTGAGTTATTAAAGGTTGGTCATTGCTTTCATCCTGAGGCCATTGTTACCCGTGGCGCTTCTTTACGTTCGCAGAAATTCCCCGCAATAGTGGCTTTACTTAAACACCCAACTAAGGGTTATATGTTGTTTGATACGGGGTATGCCAAGCGTTTTATGTCGGCTACTCAGCCCTTTCCTCAGCGCTTGTATCGCTGGTGTACGCCTATGCATCTATGTGAGTCTGAAAACTTACATGCTCAGCTTCATCAGCGAGGTATTGCGGCAGAAGATATTCGTTATATTTTTATATCACACTTTCATGCAGATCATATTGCGGGTTTAAAAGATTTTCCTGCAGCTACCTTTATTTGCTCTGAAGAAGCCTTAAGTTCTATTCAGCGCTTGGGGCGTTTTAGAGGCTTAATAAAAGGATATTTGCCTAGCTTGCTGCCAGAAGATATATGCCAGCGACTTGTACTAATTGAACAATGTAAGCCGTGCTTATTGCATACACGTTTCTCACCCTTTAAATATGCCTATGATTTGTTTGCTGATGGCGCTTTGCTAGCTGTGGCGCTTCCGGGGCATGCCTATGGGCACTTTGGTTTATTGCATATTGATCAGGGGACTTTCCTTGTTGGTGATGCGTGCTGGACCAATCAAGCGCTGACATCGGCAAGTCGACCCCACCCTATTGCGCATTTATTGCTTAGCGATACCAAGCAGTATTACCAGACCATCGATAAGCTGAGCCAGCTCTATAAAAAAAATACAGATGTAAGTATCGTGCCGGCACACTGTCACGATACTTATATATGTCATAGCGCTACGTCTTATAGCAACATGGGGCAAGGCAACTTAGATCAAGGCAACTTGGATCAAGGAAATTCGGGGCTTGTAACAGACGATGATGTTTAG
- a CDS encoding lysozyme inhibitor LprI family protein, with protein sequence MSRAILFFSLFFSSLSYSVSFDCEKARADIESEICAVEKLSNLDDELAGIYNKLRSNSPDVMKDDVLAKQRKWLETRNNNCKEADESCLEKSYRSQIDYFNRLNDLVSASKRIARSFKPGTMTIGRDGDVGVNNSGQRLTLEDFKDSDLFSSLSMADGEELINWWNESNYISVINSDLNEDYLVDSVVYQTVGSEGCSKPFVLIRHPDMSVKLANTPQSWKEDGAFCGSSLTVFKLGNNRLLGHIDRFGTGGGRLYVYADINDTFSMSCSTLFSVKTKYKKNRYISYHDAFQWVLRNQADIETAINNETQSELSIEVLSMLAKQELNEIFLLDVNGDGSKEELKFVKGKLSIKNSKNDFIPIDDFWKLRLVDKKHTGTSYNVLNRYNASYLLFRGEDNKLYMIHWSNAEFGWRQSQSQLMFLYRLGGNSPEYLDSLRLEPDNTYFMKHMFCD encoded by the coding sequence ATGAGTAGAGCCATATTGTTCTTTTCTTTATTTTTTTCAAGTTTATCTTATAGCGTGAGTTTTGATTGTGAAAAAGCAAGGGCAGATATTGAAAGTGAAATTTGTGCTGTAGAAAAACTATCGAACTTAGATGATGAGCTTGCAGGTATATATAATAAGTTGCGCTCTAATAGCCCCGATGTGATGAAGGATGATGTGCTGGCTAAGCAGCGGAAATGGCTGGAAACACGTAATAATAATTGCAAAGAGGCGGATGAGTCGTGTCTGGAAAAAAGTTATAGGAGCCAAATTGATTATTTCAATCGATTGAATGACCTTGTTTCTGCAAGCAAGCGAATAGCTAGATCTTTTAAGCCGGGTACGATGACAATTGGCCGTGATGGTGATGTCGGTGTTAATAACTCTGGCCAAAGACTTACTCTAGAAGACTTTAAAGACAGTGACTTGTTCTCTTCTCTATCTATGGCGGATGGGGAAGAGCTTATTAACTGGTGGAATGAGTCTAATTATATTTCGGTGATAAATTCTGACTTAAACGAAGACTATTTAGTTGATTCCGTTGTTTATCAAACTGTAGGTTCAGAAGGTTGTTCAAAGCCATTTGTGTTAATTCGCCATCCTGATATGTCTGTAAAGTTAGCGAATACACCTCAGTCCTGGAAGGAAGACGGTGCTTTCTGTGGTTCCTCCCTGACTGTTTTTAAACTAGGAAATAATCGGTTGTTAGGTCATATTGATCGTTTTGGAACTGGTGGAGGGCGCCTGTACGTGTATGCCGATATAAATGATACATTTAGCATGTCTTGCAGTACGTTGTTTAGTGTTAAAACTAAATATAAAAAGAATAGATACATTTCCTATCATGATGCGTTTCAGTGGGTTCTCCGTAATCAGGCTGATATTGAAACGGCTATAAATAATGAAACCCAGTCAGAGTTATCTATCGAGGTGTTATCTATGTTAGCAAAGCAAGAGTTGAATGAGATTTTTCTTTTGGATGTAAATGGTGATGGCAGTAAAGAAGAGTTGAAGTTTGTAAAAGGCAAGTTGAGTATTAAAAACTCAAAAAATGACTTTATTCCTATTGATGATTTTTGGAAGCTTCGACTTGTAGATAAAAAGCATACAGGTACTTCTTACAATGTTTTAAATCGATATAACGCTAGCTATCTATTATTTCGTGGTGAGGATAATAAGCTATATATGATACATTGGAGCAATGCTGAGTTTGGTTGGCGGCAAAGCCAGTCTCAGCTTATGTTTTTATATCGCCTAGGTGGCAATAGCCCTGAGTACTTAGATTCTCTAAGGTTAGAGCCAGACAATACTTATTTTATGAAGCATATGTTTTGTGATTAG
- a CDS encoding helix-turn-helix domain-containing protein codes for MAQTQQLIDTLKQELRRKHITYRHIAEKLELSEASVKRMFANKQFTLERIAAICALLDWDWIDLAEASKSCEKKLAHLTEEQEREIAADLELLLVAVSVINGFCFQDLIEHYELSQATCIQKLAKLDRLKLIDLLPGNRIKLKIATNFRWNPMGPIQKYFLDVVVDEFFNTRFAASDEKLIVMNALLSDKAQQSIQEKMDKLAVDMSTTMQAEASLPLSHKKGNTLVLALRRWRYKHFEPHARKNKDA; via the coding sequence ATGGCCCAAACTCAGCAATTGATCGATACACTCAAGCAAGAACTAAGGCGCAAACATATCACCTACCGCCACATTGCTGAAAAACTCGAGTTAAGTGAAGCCTCGGTCAAGCGCATGTTTGCCAACAAACAATTCACCCTTGAGCGTATCGCCGCCATCTGCGCTTTGTTAGATTGGGACTGGATCGACCTTGCAGAGGCCAGTAAAAGCTGCGAAAAGAAACTTGCCCACCTGACCGAAGAGCAAGAGCGTGAAATAGCAGCAGACCTTGAGCTACTGTTGGTTGCCGTCAGTGTGATTAACGGTTTTTGCTTTCAAGACCTTATTGAGCACTATGAATTAAGCCAAGCCACCTGCATACAAAAGCTCGCCAAGCTCGATAGACTCAAGCTCATCGACTTACTGCCGGGTAACCGTATTAAGCTGAAAATCGCAACCAACTTCCGCTGGAACCCAATGGGGCCAATTCAGAAATACTTTTTAGATGTCGTTGTAGATGAATTCTTTAATACACGCTTTGCCGCCAGCGACGAAAAGCTCATCGTTATGAACGCCCTACTCTCGGACAAAGCCCAGCAAAGCATACAAGAAAAAATGGACAAACTTGCCGTCGATATGAGCACGACCATGCAAGCAGAAGCATCGTTACCCCTGAGCCATAAAAAAGGAAATACCTTAGTACTTGCGCTTCGACGCTGGCGTTATAAGCACTTTGAGCCACACGCAAGAAAAAACAAAGATGCCTAA
- a CDS encoding esterase/lipase family protein — MPKLIVQLLGLLIIIFWSALSHASCVILLHGLARSDSSMDVLETRLSEPGYQTVNVAYPSRDFDIATLAKLAVKPALAQCASEGSVNFVTHSLGGILVRQYLSEQNIENLKYVVMLGPPNQGSEVVDKLQHFPGFHFINGDAGMQLGTAEVSVPNQLDAARFNVGVIAGNKSINLILSSLIPGVDDGKVSVEHTKLEGMNDHLVMPVTHTFMMKNKAVIEQVLHYLKHGQFDTTSRDR, encoded by the coding sequence GTGCCTAAGTTAATTGTCCAATTACTTGGCCTTCTAATAATCATCTTTTGGAGCGCCTTAAGCCACGCGTCATGTGTGATTTTATTGCACGGTTTGGCGCGTAGTGATTCGTCTATGGATGTATTAGAAACCCGCTTAAGCGAGCCGGGTTATCAAACCGTTAATGTAGCTTATCCTTCTCGTGATTTTGATATTGCTACGCTAGCTAAGTTGGCTGTTAAACCTGCCTTAGCACAATGTGCCAGCGAAGGCAGTGTGAATTTTGTGACTCACTCCCTAGGTGGCATCCTTGTTCGTCAGTATTTATCTGAGCAGAATATAGAAAACTTAAAATATGTTGTCATGCTTGGCCCACCGAATCAGGGCAGTGAAGTTGTTGATAAGCTTCAGCATTTTCCTGGCTTTCATTTTATTAATGGTGATGCCGGCATGCAGCTTGGCACTGCGGAAGTGAGTGTGCCAAATCAGCTCGATGCAGCACGCTTTAATGTCGGAGTGATTGCCGGAAATAAAAGTATTAACCTCATTTTATCTAGCTTAATCCCAGGTGTGGATGACGGTAAGGTTTCGGTAGAGCACACCAAACTTGAGGGGATGAATGATCACTTAGTGATGCCTGTTACTCATACCTTTATGATGAAGAATAAAGCGGTAATAGAGCAGGTTTTGCACTATTTAAAGCATGGTCAGTTCGATACCACATCCCGTGATCGCTAA
- a CDS encoding acyl-[ACP]--phospholipid O-acyltransferase, translated as MKALTRTVGALPFLAAVFLNAFVDLGHKITVQNTIFKLYSEQDQIVATSVLNALILLPFILLLSPAGFLSDRFARVRIMRGAAWVAVALCTLVWLSYVNGWFWLSFIATFLLAAQSAIYSPAKFSFIKELFGKQRLAQGNSMVASLSILAILTGTFVFSIFFERYYDNSLSSEADVIQSVAPIGLILTVTAVLELIFMYRLPLEPEHVLPANTTKKFAWKAFICGRLFARDLQPLVDQKAVRLCVVGLATFWGIGQVMLAAFPAYFKSVTAIDNTIVIQGILACSGLGIALGAFLAGKLSKNKIELGLLPLAALGIAIGLLILPTISSVTLAAIDFFLIGVCGGLFIVPLNSLIQFLAKKGQLGLTLAANNWVQNISMFGFLALTAVFAWLDISSRSLLFVIAAVAVIGFAYTLYQLPQSFLRLMLMSILRNRYRVVVQGFKNLPAEGGALLLGNHVSWIDWAIIQMASPRPVRFVMIRHIYQTWYLKWFFDLAGCIPIEPGARSRKALDTVRECLEAGDLVCLFPEGTISRTGQLAEFKKGYERACLGLSESVPIIPFYMHGLWGSQFSRSTSLLKQRPTAGVRRKIVVAFGEPISNQTDATELKQRVFDLSICSWQEDVNECENLGRRWVQAAKQQGRAFCMADSTGVELSAAKALIASTSLKYALADKLAGNNIGLLLPSSAGGALANMAVLQAGKTVVNLNYSVGTDALMAAMQSADIQTVLSSRKFITKLKAKGFDLEVALAGVQVIELEQLKEDMAFSHKLKAFLACQLLPTSLLKHLVASNVSNDSSACILFSSGSEGTPKGICLSHLNVQANVQQTLQVLNPEQGDVMLGNLPLFHAFGLTVTQFLPLLHGVPVVFHPDPTDAVGCAKLITRYQASLMFGTSTFFRLYTKNRNVHPLMLQSLRLVVSGAEKLNPQIQQAFVEKFGKPIYEGYGATEATPVVSVNLPDQLDMQTYSVQLGQKKGSVGMPLPGTSIRIVDPDTFEPLPNGEAGMILIGGVQIMLGYLNDPERTDKVIYSKEGERWYITGDKGKIDADGFLSILDRYSRFAKIGGEMIGLGRVEQVIYELYTDALKQEKSPLDEKAGEQASDQVSDQEIQSSELELVLVSLPDDKRGEKLVLLSNYVPDGVLNSQSFADKGLSNLSLPSCVYELDTIPKLASGKVDFANAKKLAQSLASS; from the coding sequence ATGAAAGCACTTACACGCACTGTCGGGGCGCTGCCCTTTTTGGCTGCTGTCTTCTTAAACGCCTTTGTCGATCTCGGTCACAAGATTACGGTTCAGAACACCATCTTTAAGCTCTACAGCGAGCAAGATCAAATTGTAGCGACGTCAGTGTTGAATGCGCTGATCTTGTTGCCCTTTATATTATTGTTGAGCCCTGCGGGTTTTTTGTCTGACCGCTTTGCGCGTGTGCGTATTATGAGAGGAGCCGCTTGGGTGGCTGTGGCTTTATGTACGTTGGTCTGGTTGAGTTATGTGAATGGTTGGTTTTGGTTATCTTTTATTGCCACTTTTTTACTGGCCGCTCAATCGGCTATTTATTCCCCTGCTAAGTTTTCGTTTATCAAAGAGTTGTTTGGTAAGCAGCGTTTGGCACAAGGCAACAGTATGGTTGCTTCGCTTTCTATTTTGGCGATTCTCACCGGCACCTTTGTATTTTCTATCTTTTTTGAACGTTATTACGACAACAGCTTAAGCAGCGAAGCCGATGTTATTCAGTCTGTTGCGCCTATTGGCCTCATACTAACCGTTACAGCGGTGCTTGAGCTAATTTTCATGTATCGCCTACCTCTAGAGCCTGAACACGTACTGCCAGCGAATACGACTAAGAAATTTGCTTGGAAAGCTTTTATTTGTGGCCGTTTATTTGCTCGTGATTTACAGCCTCTTGTGGATCAAAAAGCCGTGCGATTATGTGTTGTTGGTTTGGCGACATTCTGGGGTATTGGTCAGGTGATGCTGGCTGCGTTCCCCGCCTATTTTAAAAGTGTCACTGCGATTGATAACACCATTGTTATTCAAGGTATTTTAGCCTGCTCAGGCCTTGGCATTGCGCTGGGGGCTTTTTTAGCCGGTAAGCTGTCTAAAAATAAAATTGAGCTGGGCCTGCTACCTCTTGCGGCTCTAGGCATTGCTATTGGTTTATTAATATTGCCAACGATTAGCAGTGTTACTTTGGCCGCGATCGATTTTTTCCTTATTGGTGTCTGTGGTGGCTTGTTTATCGTGCCGCTTAATTCACTTATCCAGTTTCTCGCTAAAAAAGGGCAGTTAGGCCTTACCTTGGCCGCAAATAACTGGGTTCAAAACATCAGTATGTTTGGCTTTTTGGCGCTTACCGCAGTGTTTGCTTGGTTAGATATATCCAGTAGAAGTCTGTTGTTTGTGATTGCTGCGGTGGCTGTTATTGGTTTTGCGTATACCTTGTACCAGCTTCCACAGAGCTTTTTACGTTTGATGCTGATGTCGATATTACGTAACCGTTATCGTGTGGTTGTGCAGGGCTTTAAAAACTTACCGGCTGAAGGCGGCGCTTTACTATTAGGTAACCACGTTAGTTGGATTGATTGGGCCATCATTCAAATGGCTTCTCCGCGCCCTGTGCGTTTTGTAATGATTCGTCATATTTATCAAACGTGGTATTTAAAGTGGTTTTTTGATCTAGCTGGCTGCATTCCTATTGAACCAGGTGCGCGAAGCCGTAAAGCACTTGATACCGTGCGCGAATGTCTTGAAGCCGGTGATTTGGTTTGCCTTTTCCCGGAGGGAACAATTAGTCGTACCGGGCAACTCGCTGAATTTAAAAAGGGCTACGAGCGAGCTTGTTTAGGTTTGAGTGAGTCGGTTCCTATTATTCCTTTTTATATGCACGGTTTGTGGGGTAGCCAGTTCTCTCGCTCAACCTCATTGCTTAAGCAGCGTCCAACAGCGGGTGTGCGCCGTAAAATTGTTGTGGCGTTTGGTGAGCCTATCTCAAATCAAACTGATGCAACCGAGTTAAAGCAACGTGTATTCGATTTATCTATTTGCTCGTGGCAAGAAGACGTTAATGAATGTGAGAACTTAGGCCGTCGCTGGGTTCAAGCCGCTAAGCAACAAGGTCGCGCTTTTTGCATGGCTGACAGTACCGGGGTGGAACTCAGCGCGGCTAAAGCCCTAATAGCCAGTACGAGCTTAAAATACGCATTAGCTGACAAACTAGCCGGAAACAATATTGGCCTCTTATTACCTTCCAGTGCCGGTGGCGCACTTGCCAATATGGCTGTATTACAGGCAGGTAAAACCGTTGTTAATTTAAATTACAGTGTGGGTACTGATGCCTTGATGGCTGCAATGCAAAGTGCAGACATACAAACAGTGCTGAGCTCACGTAAATTTATTACTAAGTTAAAAGCCAAGGGTTTTGATCTTGAAGTGGCCTTGGCTGGTGTGCAAGTGATTGAGCTTGAGCAGCTTAAGGAAGATATGGCTTTTAGCCATAAACTTAAAGCCTTTCTTGCGTGCCAGTTATTACCCACGTCACTGCTTAAGCACCTTGTGGCTTCTAATGTGAGCAATGATTCAAGTGCCTGTATTTTATTCTCAAGTGGCAGTGAGGGGACACCAAAGGGCATTTGTTTGAGCCATCTAAATGTGCAAGCCAATGTGCAGCAAACCCTACAAGTGCTAAACCCAGAGCAGGGTGATGTGATGCTGGGTAATTTACCTTTATTTCATGCCTTTGGTTTAACGGTGACACAGTTCTTACCGCTACTTCATGGTGTCCCCGTTGTGTTCCACCCAGACCCTACCGATGCCGTTGGCTGTGCAAAATTAATTACGCGTTACCAAGCTAGCTTGATGTTTGGCACGTCCACATTCTTTAGGCTTTATACCAAAAATAGAAATGTACATCCTCTTATGTTGCAAAGCTTACGCTTGGTGGTTAGTGGTGCTGAGAAGCTGAATCCACAAATTCAGCAGGCTTTTGTTGAGAAGTTCGGCAAGCCTATTTATGAGGGTTATGGTGCAACAGAAGCAACACCAGTGGTAAGCGTAAACTTGCCTGATCAATTAGATATGCAAACTTACAGTGTGCAACTGGGGCAGAAGAAAGGCAGTGTAGGTATGCCGCTTCCTGGTACCAGTATTCGTATTGTCGACCCCGATACCTTTGAGCCTTTGCCAAATGGCGAAGCCGGTATGATTTTAATTGGCGGTGTTCAGATAATGCTGGGGTATCTTAATGATCCAGAGCGCACAGATAAGGTGATTTATAGCAAAGAGGGTGAGCGTTGGTATATCACAGGAGATAAAGGCAAGATCGATGCGGATGGCTTTTTGAGCATATTAGATCGCTACTCTCGCTTTGCAAAAATTGGTGGTGAGATGATTGGCCTCGGTCGAGTCGAGCAGGTGATTTATGAGTTATATACAGATGCTCTTAAACAAGAGAAGTCGCCTCTTGATGAGAAGGCCGGTGAGCAGGCAAGTGATCAAGTAAGTGATCAAGAGATACAAAGTTCTGAGCTTGAACTTGTTTTGGTGAGCCTGCCGGATGACAAGCGTGGTGAAAAGCTGGTTCTGCTAAGTAATTACGTGCCTGATGGCGTATTAAATAGTCAGAGTTTTGCCGATAAGGGTTTGAGTAACTTGTCTTTACCTAGTTGCGTGTATGAACTTGATACGATTCCTAAGCTGGCTAGCGGTAAAGTTGACTTTGCCAATGCGAAAAAACTGGCTCAGTCACTCGCTTCGTCATAA